A stretch of DNA from Methanolinea mesophila:
TCCGGGAGGGAGCGACCCGGTAGTCGGGGAGGCCGGTCTCGATGCCGAGGAAACCCCTCATCGCCCGGGCGACGCCCTCCACCGAGAAGAGGTCGGGGCGGTCGGGGAAGAACTCCACGTCGGCGTGGTCCTCTTCGACCCTCTCGATGTCCGACCCGATCATGGGCAAGCGGGACATTATGGTCCTGACATCGGTCCCCACGAGCGACTCGAGGTACCGGTAGGGCAGGGTGATGATCGCCATGGCTACCTCCCCCTCCGGTGTTCGGGGACCCATGTGGGAGTCTCCCTGATCCATTCGATATCGCTCCGGTAGAGGAGGCGCAGGTCTTTCAGGCCCAGGCGGAGCATCGCCATCCGGCTTACCCCGAGCCCCCATGCAAGCACGGGGTGGCGGATCCCCCACGGTGCGGTGACCTCTTCGCGGAAGATCCCCGCACCTCCCATCTCGACCCATCCGAGACCGTCCACGTACACTTCGGGCTCCACGGAGGGCTCGGTGTAGGGGAAGTACGCCGGCCGGAACCGCACGTCCTCAAAGCCCATTCTCCCGTAGAACTCCTTGAGATAGCCAAGAAGATGGCGGAAACTTACTCCCTCGTCCATCACGATCCCCTCCAGTTGTTCGAACTCAGGCAGGTGTGTCGGGTCGATGGCCTCGCGGCGATAGACCCGGCTGATGCAGAAGGCCTTGACAGGCGGCTCGGGGTTGCACGCCAGGTGCTGGATGGAGAGGCTGGTGGTATGGGTCCGGAGCACGCACTGCTCGGCCTTGTCCCTGCTCCAGGCACCCCCCCAGCCGCTCGAAGTGGTCTCTCCGCCGAAGAGGTGCATGTCCCTGACCCGTTCGTATCCCTCCGGGACCGCGAGCCTCTCCCCGAGGTAAAAGGTATCCTGCATCTCGCGGGCCGGGTGATCCTGGGGCTGGAACAGGGCGTCGAAGTTCCAGAACGCACTCTGAACAACACTTCCCTGGATCTCGGTGAACCCCATCTCCAGCAGGAGATGACGCATATGGTCGATTAACCGCTGATAGGGGTGGATTTTCCCGGGGTAAGCCTTCTTGGGAAGTTTTCCCACATCATAGCGCCGGAGGGCGAGGTCTTTCCACGCACCGCTGATAATCTGGTCACGGGTGAGGGTGCCGGTCTCCTCGGTAAGGTCGAGCCCCGCCCGGACGAGTGCGGTTCCCTCGGAAGTTATCCGGATACTGACACTGACCGTCTCCTCTTCGACGAGCAGGCCCCGCTTCACGAGGTCCTGTACAGGCCGTCCTCCTATGGAGGGATCGCGAAGCGCCCGTTCGTCGTCACCTTCAGACGCGGTCCCGGTCTTTTTTACCACGCCATCCTTTATGGATATCCAGCCCTTTTTTCTCATCTGCCCGATCCCTATCTTGGAGAAGGGGTTTTTGGAAAGGTCCGGGAGCGGGATCGAATCGCCGAAACTCTGGTAAAGCTGCCGTTCCGGGAGCCCGTGCTCCCGGTATTCGATGCCTTCGTCGGTCAGCCGGTAGGATACCTCCGTCGTTCGCAGGACCTCCGCAAGCCCCCGGTCGGCGAGAAGGTGTGCGTGCTGGATCACCGCATCCTCCCTGGTGCCGAGAATCTGCGAAAGGGTATCCGGCCCGGCAGTTTTCAGCGGTTCCAGTGCCGCGAGCAGTTTCTTCTCATTCTGCGTTAATTCTGCCATTTATACCTCCACCATATGCTCCACTTCATCCATCTTTTCCCGGAATTCCGCCAGGTATTCCGTGACCCTGGCGAGTGTCTCCTTTTTGCACTGGCCGCAACTCATCTCGCCGGAGAGACAACGACTCCGGATCTCGCCGAGTTCCGCGTCGTCTTCCACCATGTGGAACAGGTTGAGTGCAAAGAGCGAGCATTTCCCGGGCTCCCCGCCGAGCTCCTTCTGCTCGGCGAGGGTGGACCTCCCCCCGGTGAATGCGGCCATCACTTTCTTCTTCACCGTCTCGGGAGGCTCGAAGAACCCTATGGTGCTCTCCGGAATGCTCGACGACATCTTCCCCCCCTGCAACCCGGGGATGAACCGGTGGTACGTCGAGGAAGGAGTAAAGAATCCGAACCCCCCGTGCCGCCGTTCGATCTCCCGTACCATATCCGCCACATCGGCGCATACGCCCCCGGGAACGTCCACGTGGCCTTCGAATTTCCGTGACCCCGGGAATGCCCTGTGGACCTCTTCGAGGGCTTCCGGCGGTGCCTCCTTCGACCGGACGCTGATGTGGCTCTCCCGGTCTTCCACGGTGAACATCCGCAGCTTGTGGGCCACCCCGCGGGTAAGCCTGATGTGCGGGTCCTGGTCGATGCCTACCGGGACGATGGTGGGAGCGGGGATGCCGTCCACCTGGGGGTAGAGGATATCCGCGACCTGGGTGATCACGCTCCAGGCATGGGCAATATCGGTTTCGGGAGAGAACCCGTAAATTGCCTGCATTTCCGAAAAGTTCACCTTGGTCGAGGCTTCGAACGCCAGGTTCTTGAGGGGATCGTTACGGCTCTGGAAATAGGTCCTCCCGTGGAACCCGAGCGCGTAGAGGCACTGCAGGTATTCCTTTCCGAACTCGTCGCATTTTTTCCAGGAGATCTCACGTACCGCGTGCGCTTCCCGGTCGGCGATGGTGATGTAGCCCGATCCACCCTGTTGGACGTGCCACACCACCTCTTTCATCACCATCAGGTGCCCGAGGTGCGGGTGTCCCGACGGCATGAACCCGGTCAGGATATGAAACGGGCGATGAAACCGGATCGCTTCCGCGATCCTCTGGTAATCCCGGTGCCCGATCACCACTCCCCTGCGGATGAAATATGGAATACTGGGGAGAAGATCGGTCACCGTGCTGATGGGTTCGATACCGAAGTCTCCAAAAAGGCGTTCGATATCCAGCGATTGGTCACTCGACCAGGGATTAATCTCCTGCTGCATGGGTTCTTCACTCGACCTGTGCTCACACTGTTGGTAGTTCGCGATAACACTCTTTCTATAGTTTTATCCGTGCGAATTCCACAAATTGTAGCTCCGTTAAGTGTTCACACGCGAACAACATCTTCTTTTTCACGCTGTGCGCCATCCTCACCGAGCGGGAGACCGCGCTCATCGGGCTCTCCGCACCGGGCGGCAATGCATGGACGAGCATCTCTGAATGGACCTTGTTGCCGGAATACACCCTGAAGTGATGACCGAACTTATACCCCGTGCGGGGGATGTACCCGCGTTCGCGGAGGTACGTATAGGCATGGTACTTCTCGGCGAATTCGGGGTCGGCATCTCCCGCAAGCGCCCTGTACTCGGTGGCCGAAACTCCGGCACCTGCCATGAGCAGCTTCAGCAACTGGCGTTCGAGGAGATAGAGAATCTCCAGGGGGGACAGGACGACCCTCCCCTCGTCCAGGCGGATGCCGAACGTACCCAGGTAGCCGGGAGCGTCCCGCCCGGCATGCATGATCGCCGACCGTCCTACTAACAGTCCCTCCGCGGCCCCACCGGGGACGGGGGACTCCATCGGCGGGAGGGAAGGTACTTTGATCTCGTAGTAGGTCAGTTCGCTCTCATCGTCCACGACAGCCAGGATGTACTGTTTTCTCATGGCCAGTGCCGAGGTCGCTTCTCCGGCCAGGACCGAGAAATCGATCAGGTCCCGTTCCGAGAGGACCCGCACCAGGTACTGGGAGTGCCCGGTCCCCGGCCGCTGCCCTCTCCTGAATACCCGGAAGTCCTGCGGGCCGGTCTGCACCGCGTAGCCCCGTTCCCGTATATCGCGGTAGACCAGGAACGAACGGAAAAAATTCGGCCGTTCGGCGAAGAGCGCCACGAGAGAATCGAAAGAATACCCCTGGATCTCGATCCGCCCCCGATGTACGAGGTAGGAGGCCTCCTCGGGTGCGAGTCTTACCCCGCCTTCTTCCAGCCTCCCATAGCCGCTCTGCTCGTGCAGGGCGACACCGTCCGCACCGAGGCGGACGTAGGGACCATCCAGTCTGGCCTTCACGCTAGATCTGTTTATCCCCGAGCCTCATAATACGCACCCGCCCGTATCCGGGCCGGGTTTTGAAGACGGGAAGAAACGCCCGAAATGGGTAAATAAACCACATGATGCTATACACTAACGAACCCGCCACGGAGAAAAGGCTTGTAATGGAGGGGTTATTGGGTGAGAAGTCAGGAAAGGGACGTTAATAAAAGGAATCCTTTCTGCTGCAAAAATATCGGCAAAAGATCAGGGACGGGCGCTCCAGGGGGGTTCGCCCGCCAGTGGGGCGACGCCGGATTTGGATATAACCGGTCTGTTGGCCAGGGAAAATTCTGTTTGACGAGAACCGGAAGGATTTGAAAACCAATCCTTTTTTCCCGCCCCTCCCGTGAGGGAGAAGAGGTGAACAGTCGCGTGGTGACGAGCGAAGGGTTACATGCCTTGTCCCGGAGCGGGAAGTACACGGGCATAAGAAACAGTTCGATAGTACGCTATCCCGCAAAATTCAGGGTAAACCGTATCATAACCGTCAATCCCCCGCCAGCTCGCGGACTTTAGTAAGATTGCCGGCGTCATTCCTCCGGTCGTCTTCAGGAGTCTCGCATATAAGCGGGAGGTTTCGGAAGAACGGATGGTGCAGGATAGTGCGAAACCCTTCTTCACCAATATACCCGAGACCGATGTGCTCGTGCCGGTCGAGCCCGCTGCCAAGGTCCCCCTTGGAGTCGTTGCAGTGGACGACGCGGACCCTCGAGAGGCCGATCGCCCGGTCGAAATTGTCCAGGGTCTCCTGCAGCCCCCTCGCGGTGCGGAGTTCGTACCCGCCGCCGAAGGCATGGCAGGTATCGAAGCAGACACCCACGCGTTCCTGGTCGACAACCCCGTCGAGTACGGCTCCGATGTCCTCAAACGTGTTTCCTACGCCGTTCTTCTCTCCCGCGGTATTTTCCAGGAGGAGCATCGCCCCTTTGTCCGCCTGTCCGAGCGCCGTATTTATCGCATCGATCACCCGGGTCCGCCCTGGTCCGATTCCTTCGCCCTGGTGATGGCCGAGGTGCGTCACCAGGTATGGGATACCAAGGACCGCGCAGCGGTTCAGTTCCATCGTCAGGGTATCCACCGATTTCCCATAAAGGTCCGGATCGGACCCTGCAAGGTTCGGGAGGTAGGGCATATGGTCGACTGCGGGGGATATCCCGGATTGTTTCAGCCACTCGCGAAACTCACCGACGTCCTGGTCGTCCAGGTCCTTGGCTTTCCAGCCCCTCGGGTTTCGTGAAAAGATCTGGAAAGTATCGCACCCGGCATCCTTTGCCCGGGGAACTGAGCGGGCGATCCCTCCCGCAATCGAAACATGCACTCCGACACGTACCATCGGTTCACCAGCCGGTGATGATATGGACGCCGCACCCCCATCAATTCTTTCCTCCGGGGAGTGCCATTGAACCGACGACATCTGTATATTTTAAATAGGGCGGTCAGAAGGATTCCTATGGTAACCCGAAGAACCGGTTACCCGCAGGGCCTGTGCATATCCCGTGCAGTGCGGTCCTGTGAATCGAAATGTAGGAACCAATTCCGGCCCCTCCGGGGGTCGGTCAAGAAAGAAGAGGAGGATACACCGCCGGGCCCTCCATGGATCCCCCCGGGGATTCCGGACGAGGGCCCATTCAATCGCCTTTCATCGATCTTTGGGGATAACTCCCTCACAGATGCCAGCGAGAACTACAATAGCGGAATTTCCCGGCCGGCGACCATGATCTCCCACGCGGGCTCCGGAGATCTGTCCCGGCCCGGATCCCACAATACTATTTTTGCAGGAGCCTGATTTCGCGAAGAATTTCTGTTCCGAATTCCCTTGTTCCCGAAGATCCCCCGAGGTCCCTGGTGCGGACCCCCCGGGCGAGTACCCGGGTGATCGCCTCCTCGATGACTGCGGCGCCGCAGGGGTCCCCGGCGTGTCCGAGGAGCATCGCTGCGCTTCTTAGTGCCGCGACGGGATTGGCCACGTTCCTGCCGGCAATGTCGGGTGCGCTCCCGT
This window harbors:
- a CDS encoding deoxyribonuclease IV, producing the protein MVRVGVHVSIAGGIARSVPRAKDAGCDTFQIFSRNPRGWKAKDLDDQDVGEFREWLKQSGISPAVDHMPYLPNLAGSDPDLYGKSVDTLTMELNRCAVLGIPYLVTHLGHHQGEGIGPGRTRVIDAINTALGQADKGAMLLLENTAGEKNGVGNTFEDIGAVLDGVVDQERVGVCFDTCHAFGGGYELRTARGLQETLDNFDRAIGLSRVRVVHCNDSKGDLGSGLDRHEHIGLGYIGEEGFRTILHHPFFRNLPLICETPEDDRRNDAGNLTKVRELAGD
- a CDS encoding tryptophan--tRNA ligase, which produces MQQEINPWSSDQSLDIERLFGDFGIEPISTVTDLLPSIPYFIRRGVVIGHRDYQRIAEAIRFHRPFHILTGFMPSGHPHLGHLMVMKEVVWHVQQGGSGYITIADREAHAVREISWKKCDEFGKEYLQCLYALGFHGRTYFQSRNDPLKNLAFEASTKVNFSEMQAIYGFSPETDIAHAWSVITQVADILYPQVDGIPAPTIVPVGIDQDPHIRLTRGVAHKLRMFTVEDRESHISVRSKEAPPEALEEVHRAFPGSRKFEGHVDVPGGVCADVADMVREIERRHGGFGFFTPSSTYHRFIPGLQGGKMSSSIPESTIGFFEPPETVKKKVMAAFTGGRSTLAEQKELGGEPGKCSLFALNLFHMVEDDAELGEIRSRCLSGEMSCGQCKKETLARVTEYLAEFREKMDEVEHMVEV
- the endA gene encoding tRNA-intron lyase, giving the protein MKARLDGPYVRLGADGVALHEQSGYGRLEEGGVRLAPEEASYLVHRGRIEIQGYSFDSLVALFAERPNFFRSFLVYRDIRERGYAVQTGPQDFRVFRRGQRPGTGHSQYLVRVLSERDLIDFSVLAGEATSALAMRKQYILAVVDDESELTYYEIKVPSLPPMESPVPGGAAEGLLVGRSAIMHAGRDAPGYLGTFGIRLDEGRVVLSPLEILYLLERQLLKLLMAGAGVSATEYRALAGDADPEFAEKYHAYTYLRERGYIPRTGYKFGHHFRVYSGNKVHSEMLVHALPPGAESPMSAVSRSVRMAHSVKKKMLFACEHLTELQFVEFARIKL
- the pheS gene encoding phenylalanine--tRNA ligase subunit alpha; the encoded protein is MAELTQNEKKLLAALEPLKTAGPDTLSQILGTREDAVIQHAHLLADRGLAEVLRTTEVSYRLTDEGIEYREHGLPERQLYQSFGDSIPLPDLSKNPFSKIGIGQMRKKGWISIKDGVVKKTGTASEGDDERALRDPSIGGRPVQDLVKRGLLVEEETVSVSIRITSEGTALVRAGLDLTEETGTLTRDQIISGAWKDLALRRYDVGKLPKKAYPGKIHPYQRLIDHMRHLLLEMGFTEIQGSVVQSAFWNFDALFQPQDHPAREMQDTFYLGERLAVPEGYERVRDMHLFGGETTSSGWGGAWSRDKAEQCVLRTHTTSLSIQHLACNPEPPVKAFCISRVYRREAIDPTHLPEFEQLEGIVMDEGVSFRHLLGYLKEFYGRMGFEDVRFRPAYFPYTEPSVEPEVYVDGLGWVEMGGAGIFREEVTAPWGIRHPVLAWGLGVSRMAMLRLGLKDLRLLYRSDIEWIRETPTWVPEHRRGR